Genomic segment of Candidatus Methylomirabilota bacterium:
GGCCCGCTTCGACCTGGCCGGGGTGGACCCGATGCCGGCCGGGATGCCCAAGATCGAGGTCACGTTCCTGATCGACGCCAACGGCATCCTGCAGGTGCAGGCCCGCGAGCTGCGGACCGGCAAGGCGGCCAGCGTCCAGGTCACGCCCACCTACGGACTCACCGAGGCCCAGGTGGAGCAGATGGTGGAGGACTCGTTCACCCACGCGGAGGCCGACGTGGAGGCGCGACTCCTCATCGAGACGCGCACCGAGGCCGACACCGTGATCAACCACGTGGAGCGCGCGCTTCGCCAGGCCGGCGCCATCGCCACCGCGGAGGAGCGGGCCATCATCGAGGGCGCGCTGGCCGCGCTGCAGGCCGTGCGGTCCGGGGCCGATCGCGACCGGATCCGCGATCTCACCATCGCGCTCAACGAAGCCACCGCGCCGCTCGCGGACCGGATGATGGAAGCGGCCATCAAGGACGCGGTCACGTCCCGGCGCGCGGACCGACTGCTGGAAAATTCGGAGAGCTCCTGATGGCGGTGCACAAGGTCACGTTCCTGCCCCTGAACAAGACGGTCGAGGTCGACGACAGCCAGTATCCGCTCGCCGACCACGGGCGGCCGGGATCGCTGCTCGACATCGCCCTCGCCAACGATATCCATCTCGAGCACAATTGCGGCGGCAGCTGCGCGTGCACCACCTGTCACGTGGTGGTTCGGGAAGGCGAGCAGAACCTGTCGTCCATGGAGCCGGACGAGGAGGACCGCCTCGATACCGCGGAGGGGCTCACCCTGCACTCGCGGCTGGGCTGTCAGGCGGTGGTCCGTGGCGACGTGGTGGTGGAGATACCCAAGTAAAGGGGCCGACATGAAGTGGACGGACGCCGAGGACATCGCGCTGGCGCTGATGGAGGCGCACCCGGACGTGGACCCGCTCACGGTCCGCTTCACCGACATGCACAAGTGGGTGGTGGCGCTGCCCGGATTCAGCGACGAGGCCAAGAACTCCAACGAGGGGCTCCTCGAGGCCATCCAGATGAAATGGCACGAGGAGTACCAGGACCGCTGAGCTACCAGGTCACCACGTGATCGTGAGCGAAGATCAGGTCGAGCAGCTCGGCGTAGTCCAGATCGCCCTCGGCGAGCCGGCGCACCGTGACGTCGGCGGCCAGCGTGGGCGCGGCGGCGCCGTCGAGCAGCACCACCGTGACGCGGGCGCCGGGCTCGCGCCGGTTGGCTTCGATCACCGACGCGGCGAGCGTGGCCGAATCGCTCTTGACCAGATGGAGGAAGCCGGCCATCAGAACACGAGGAACCGCGTGGCCCGGGGCACCAGTGCCGCGATCTCCTCCCGGCTCACCGAGACGACCGGGT
This window contains:
- a CDS encoding 2Fe-2S iron-sulfur cluster-binding protein: MAVHKVTFLPLNKTVEVDDSQYPLADHGRPGSLLDIALANDIHLEHNCGGSCACTTCHVVVREGEQNLSSMEPDEEDRLDTAEGLTLHSRLGCQAVVRGDVVVEIPK
- the iscX gene encoding Fe-S cluster assembly protein IscX, whose translation is MKWTDAEDIALALMEAHPDVDPLTVRFTDMHKWVVALPGFSDEAKNSNEGLLEAIQMKWHEEYQDR